The Xyrauchen texanus isolate HMW12.3.18 chromosome 38, RBS_HiC_50CHRs, whole genome shotgun sequence genome window below encodes:
- the LOC127631421 gene encoding proteoglycan 4-like isoform X2, translating to MDLIYWKDMERTGMVFTGLVVGLLSVFQLSIITVVSTLCLAIMCLTISIRIYYKLLHALQLGDGVHPFKTTDHTMDPAVIRANYRLLSLKQEDRPVEDHISDFLALAKVTDFPDSALVVFFRDTLHVSLRERLPPAMRDWTLHDFLEATLLVCGSPYTVGFAEKDPTSPPTVEILQPSGAPPVTPTPVCKPEPTPALASEPEVTPTRNSVPASPVAFHEPARPTSSARRRERRRASASPPAPAPVCEPEPTHVTVSELKPTHVTMSEPESSSAAVSELEPTHVTVSEPESSSATVSELEPTHVTVSEPESSPATVSKLEPSHVTVSEPEPSTVPEPAPVASTVPEPAPVASTVPEPACSLDRP from the exons ATGGACTTGATCTATTGGAAGGATATGGAGCGGACAGGCATGGTTTTCACAGGGTTGGTGGTGGGGCTGCTGTCTGTGTTCCAGCTCAGCATCATTACTGTAGTGTCCACTCTCTGCCTGGCCATCATGTGCTTAACCATCTCAATTAGAATCTATTACAAACTGCTGCATGCACTCCAGCTGGGAGACGGAGTGCACCCCTTCAA aacgacagaccacacaatggatccagcggttattcgGGCCAACTACCGGTTGctcagcctcaaacaagaggaccgccctgttgaagaccacatcagcgacttcctcgcgctggcgaaggtcacggacttcccggactcagccctggtggttttcttcagggacactttacacgtttcgctcagggagcgtttgccaCCGGCTATGCGTgattggactctccacgacttcctagaggcgaccttactggtctgcggctcgccgtacaCCGTGGGCTTCGccgagaaggaccctacctctccacccactgtggagatcCTTCAGCCGTCCGGGGCTCCTCCTGTCAcgcctaccccggtctgcaagccagagcctacgcctgccctggccagcgagcctgaagtcacgccgaccaggaacagcgttccagcgtcgccagtcgccttccatgagccagcgcggcccacttcgtctgcccggaggagggagagaagacgggcttccgcctccccccccgcgccagccccggtctgcgagccagagcccacgcatgtcacggtgagcgagctaaagcccacgcatgtcactatgagcgagcctgagtcctcgtcagccgcggtgagcgagctagagcccacgcatgtcactgtgagcgagcctgagtcctcgtcagccacggtgagcgagctagagcccacgcatgtcactgtgagcgagcctgagtcctcgccagccacggtgagcaagctagagccctcgcatgtcactgtgagcgagcctgagccctcgaccgtccccgagccagcgccggtagcctcgaccgtccctgagccagcgcctgtagcctcgaccgtccctgagccagcctgtagcctcgaccgtccctga
- the LOC127631421 gene encoding reticulon-2-like isoform X3: MTSKVMDLIYWKDMERTGMVFTGLVVGLLSVFQLSIITVVSTLCLAIMCLTISIRIYYKLLHALQLGDGVHPFKSYLDLDISLSGEEAQHYIQRVIVLICSAVDTLRNLFFVGNLFNSLKFFLLMYLVTFLGNLCNGLTLLIIGVIAVFSVPLFYRRHQNKVDSCFVALQAHIDNMKDFLHRLTQSGGPLHDSTPGGAKPKAH; this comes from the exons ATGACCAGTAAAG TAATGGACTTGATCTATTGGAAGGATATGGAGCGGACAGGCATGGTTTTCACAGGGTTGGTGGTGGGGCTGCTGTCTGTGTTCCAGCTCAGCATCATTACTGTAGTGTCCACTCTCTGCCTGGCCATCATGTGCTTAACCATCTCAATTAGAATCTATTACAAACTGCTGCATGCACTCCAGCTGGGAGACGGAGTGCACCCCTTCAA GTCGTATCTAGACTTGGACATCAGTTTAAGTGGAGAAGAGGCTCAACACTACATACAGAGAGTTATTGTGCTTATCTGCTCTGCTGTGGACACACTGAGGAACCTGTTCTTTGTTGGCAACCTGTTCAACTCACTCAAG TTCTTTTTGCTGATGTACCTGGTGACATTCCTGGGAAACCTCTGCAATGGCCTTACCCTGCTTATTATTG GTGTGATTGCCGTTTTCTCTGTCCCACTGTTCTACAGACGCCATCAG AATAAAGTAGACAGCTGTTTTGTTGCACTACAAGCCCATATTGACAACATGAAGGACTT TCTTCATCGCCTGACCCAGAGTGGCGGACCACTCCATGACTCCACCCCTGGTGGTGCTAAACCCAAGGCCCATTGA
- the LOC127631421 gene encoding proteoglycan 4-like isoform X1: MTSKVMDLIYWKDMERTGMVFTGLVVGLLSVFQLSIITVVSTLCLAIMCLTISIRIYYKLLHALQLGDGVHPFKTTDHTMDPAVIRANYRLLSLKQEDRPVEDHISDFLALAKVTDFPDSALVVFFRDTLHVSLRERLPPAMRDWTLHDFLEATLLVCGSPYTVGFAEKDPTSPPTVEILQPSGAPPVTPTPVCKPEPTPALASEPEVTPTRNSVPASPVAFHEPARPTSSARRRERRRASASPPAPAPVCEPEPTHVTVSELKPTHVTMSEPESSSAAVSELEPTHVTVSEPESSSATVSELEPTHVTVSEPESSPATVSKLEPSHVTVSEPEPSTVPEPAPVASTVPEPAPVASTVPEPACSLDRP, translated from the exons ATGACCAGTAAAG TAATGGACTTGATCTATTGGAAGGATATGGAGCGGACAGGCATGGTTTTCACAGGGTTGGTGGTGGGGCTGCTGTCTGTGTTCCAGCTCAGCATCATTACTGTAGTGTCCACTCTCTGCCTGGCCATCATGTGCTTAACCATCTCAATTAGAATCTATTACAAACTGCTGCATGCACTCCAGCTGGGAGACGGAGTGCACCCCTTCAA aacgacagaccacacaatggatccagcggttattcgGGCCAACTACCGGTTGctcagcctcaaacaagaggaccgccctgttgaagaccacatcagcgacttcctcgcgctggcgaaggtcacggacttcccggactcagccctggtggttttcttcagggacactttacacgtttcgctcagggagcgtttgccaCCGGCTATGCGTgattggactctccacgacttcctagaggcgaccttactggtctgcggctcgccgtacaCCGTGGGCTTCGccgagaaggaccctacctctccacccactgtggagatcCTTCAGCCGTCCGGGGCTCCTCCTGTCAcgcctaccccggtctgcaagccagagcctacgcctgccctggccagcgagcctgaagtcacgccgaccaggaacagcgttccagcgtcgccagtcgccttccatgagccagcgcggcccacttcgtctgcccggaggagggagagaagacgggcttccgcctccccccccgcgccagccccggtctgcgagccagagcccacgcatgtcacggtgagcgagctaaagcccacgcatgtcactatgagcgagcctgagtcctcgtcagccgcggtgagcgagctagagcccacgcatgtcactgtgagcgagcctgagtcctcgtcagccacggtgagcgagctagagcccacgcatgtcactgtgagcgagcctgagtcctcgccagccacggtgagcaagctagagccctcgcatgtcactgtgagcgagcctgagccctcgaccgtccccgagccagcgccggtagcctcgaccgtccctgagccagcgcctgtagcctcgaccgtccctgagccagcctgtagcctcgaccgtccctga